The Pseudomonadota bacterium genome segment GGCGACGCCGTCGACCACGCCGAAGCCATCGTCGCCCAGGCCCAGGCCGGCGAGATCTTGCTCGCCGAATCGACCTATCTGCGCCTGACGGCCGAGATCAGCGTGCGCGCCGCGGCGCCCCTGATGGCCGCGGGAATGGACGAGGCGCTGCCGCTCTATCGCTTCGACACGCTCCGACAGCAGGCGGCCGGCGTCGGGCAGGGAAGCGACTGAGAACGAGGACCCGTCGCGCGCCAGCGGCGCCTCAGCGCAGCAGCGCGTAGATGCGGTTGAGCTGGCGATTGGCCGCGGCGAACTGCCCGTCGCCATAGTAGGTCGTGGCTTGGCGAAAGAGCTCCTCGGCGCGCGCCTTGCCCTTCCCGCGCGGGGGCCGATTCCGAATCGCCTGCGAGAGGCGACCCATCTTGGCCCCGACGAAGGCGCGGTCGACCGCGATCCCGCGCACGGCGACGACGAGCTGCTCCGCGGCCGAACGCGCCGCGCTGAAGTCGCCGCGGGCGACCGCATGGCGCGTCTCGGTCATCAGGCGGTCGGCGCCCGGTGGAAGATCTACTGCCAGCAGCCCCCGAGCCTCCATCGTGCGCCGCGCGGCCTGATAGATCGGCTCGACCTCGCGACGCGTCACGCCGGTCTTCAACGCCGCCGCCGCCGGTTCCGCGACAAAGCGCGTCGCTCCGGCAATCAGCCCGCGACTCTGCCGCGCGCTGAGCTGCTGCTCCCGCTCGGCGAGCACGCGCTCGCGCGCGCCGACCTCTGCCTCGCGACGCCCGACCTCGCGCTCACGCTGGGCCAGGGAGGCCTCGCGCCGGGCGAAGACGAGGTCGCGCGCCTCGAAGCTCTCCTTGCCGAGCCGCTCAGCCAAGCCCGTCTTCTGCTGCAGCAGCGCGTCGAGCTTGTGGTTCAGGCCGAGCTCCTGCGCCACCAGCTTGGCCTCGAGTGCCACCAGCTTCGATTCCTCTTGCTCGAGTGCTGCCTTGGCCGGCGCATCCGCCTCATCGAGCGCCAGCTTGCGCGATTGCAGCGCTGCCCGCTGTCCGCGCAGCTCCGTGCGGCTGCGCTGCAACGAGCCACGCCGCGAGAGCAGCGCGCCCTCCTGCTGGGCGAGCTGGCGGTCAGCCTCGACCACCTGCTTGACGGCCTCATCCTCGCGCAGCTCGTCGCGGCCGCGGCCACAGGCGATCAGGCTGGCGCAGGCGCCAAGCGCAAGCAAGAGGGCGGGCATCGGGCGCCAGGCCGCGTGACGCGACGCGGCGACCCGGAGTGGATGGTAGGATGCGCCCTGGCTGGCAGCAGGAAGACGGTGCGGCTCGTGCATGGCGGCGAAGGTCCGTCAGGATGGTGGAATGGCGGACTATAGCACTGAGCGTGGGACGCTCGCCTGGCGCGCCGAGGGAGCGTTGGTGGAGCTGGTGCGCAAGCGGCGCGTGCTCGTGGTCGTCGGCGCGGGCGGTGTGGGTAAGACCAGCGTGGCGGCGTCACTCGCGCTGCTGGCCGCCGCGCACGGGCGCCGCAGCCTGGTGCTGACCATCGATCCGGCACGCCGGCTCGCCAGCTCGCTGGGAATCGCCGCGCTGGCGGACGAGCCGAGCGAGGTGCCAGCAGCCAAGCTCGCCGCCGTCGGCGTTGGCGGCGGACTGCTGCACGCCGCCATGCTCGAGCAGAAGCGGACCTTCGACGAGGTCGTCGCGCGCTACGCGACGGACGCCGCGACCTGCGCGCGAGTGATGAACAACAAGCTCTACCAGGAGCTCTCGACGCGGCTGGCCGGCGGTCAAGAGTACGCGGCGATGGAGAAGCTGCACGAGGTGGTGACGGGCGGGCGCTACGACCTCGTCGTGCTCGACACCCCGCCGACCGCCAACGCCGTCGACTTTCTCGAGGCGCCGCAAAAAATGGTGGCGCTGGTGGATGGCGCCGCGCTGCAGATCTTCCTGCGCAGCTATGAGCGTGCCGGGCGCTTCAGCTTCGGCCTGCTGACCCGCGGGTCCGCCTTCATCTTTCGTCGCCTCGCGCGCTTCGTCGGCGGCGCCTTCCTCGACGACGTGGCGGCCTTCTTCGGCGACATGCACGGCTTGCTCGGCGGCTTTCGCCAGCGGGCCGCTACCGTCGCCGAGCTGCTCCACCAACCGGAGTCCGGGTTCATCATCGTCTGCACCGCGGAGCCGCGCGCCGCGCTCGAGGCCGTCGCCCTCGCCGACCGGCTGCTCGAGAGCGAGCTCCGGGCTTCGGCCTTCGTGGTCAACCGGGTGCGCACCGCGGCGACGACGGCGCTCGACGAGGAGAATCTGCGCGAGGCGCTGCGCGCGCAGCGGATCGATGACGCCACCGGCGACGAAGCCGCGCCGCTGCTCGCGCGCTCGTGGGCCCAGACCCAGAGCATGGCGGCGGCCGACGCCGCGGCCATCGAGCACTTGCGGCAGCGCTGCGGCGCCGCCGTGCCCTACGTCCAGGTGCCGCTCCTGCCGGGCGACGTGCACGACCTGGAGGCCTTGGCAGCGCTCGCCCAGCAGCTCGCGGCCCCGGCACCTTGACGCGCTGCTAGCAGCCCAGCGGCGGGTTGGCCGGCTCTGCCTATGGCCTCTTGCTCGGGGCAGCGCGCGCGCGGACACAGCGCAACGCGGCGCCGCACCAGTGCAGCCAGACCTCTTGCTGGAGCCGAGCGCGCTGCTCGGCGGGGAAGGCCAGCAGCGAGAGCACCAGACTTCCGCGGCGCTCGACCGACCACTCGGCACCCGCGCCGTCCCGGTAGACGATCACCCCCGCGAGCGCCTCTGGCGTCGGAGGCTGCCGCTCTCGTGCCAGGCGATCGGCGAAGAGATGCTGCTCCGCGTTGCTGAATTCCACCGCGTCGGCCTCGCTGTCCCAGGCCGTAAGGTGCACAATCGCCGGCAGCGGCGCCCCCTCACTCAGCCGATAGGCCACGAGCCGATCGCCGCCCCAGCCTGCGGCCGCGCGCTCGGCCACCGCGGAATCAACGCCCTGCGCCAGGTAGAGCCGGAGCTGGAACTCACCGAGCGTGTCCTGGCGCACGATCGATGCCGACGCTAGCGCGGGCAACGCGCGCGGCCGCAAGCGCAGAGCAGGCTCATGGCTGCGGTATTTTTCGAAGTGCAGCACCTGCTCCGTCGTCTCGGGCGGGCGGCGAAAGAGCGCCGAGACCGCGCTCCAGGGCTCGGTGGCCCGCACGCGCTGGATCAGCCGCAGCCCGCTCAGATAGGGGAAGGTCAGCACCTCCCGCAGAAAGGGTGGGACTGACTTCCCCCCGCCGCCGCCGCCCGCTAGCGCGGCACCGACGAACTGCTCGAGCTGGCCGGGCACGCTGCTGAGGTCGAGCCCAGCGGGTTGCAGCACGTCCTCGAGCATCACCGCGGTGCAATCGCCCTCGACCAGGGCCGCCTGAGCGAGCTGCCGATCACCGTTATCCTTGAGGGGCCGGACGAAGCGCAGCAGGTGGAAATGCTGGTCCTGCAGCGCGTGGCAAAGCTCATGCACCAGGGTCGGACGCTGCAGGAGCAGGGGCAGCCAGTCGGCGATCGCCAGCCGCCGCGCCTGGGGATCGTAGAAGCCGGCGATCTGCTCGCTGAGCAGCGCCAGGACCGCCTGACGATAATCGAGCTCCAGCGGCAGGAGACCGAGGCGCTTGAGCACCTGCTCCTCGTTGGCGATCTCCGCCTGTTCGTACTCGGTGGCGAGGCGCTGCTCGATCTGCGCGACCACCTGCGCCCGGCTCGCGACGATCATCGGTACCGCCGCGCGAATCCGCAGCTCGCGCAGGTCGCTGACGACCCGCAACAACGCGCGGGCCTCGCTCTCGCGCTGCTGCGCGGCCCAAACGCCACCATCCTTGCGCTCCGGCGTCGGCGCCGAAGCCACGCCGCCGTCGGCGGGGGCCTGGGGCGCGGCGCCCGCCTGCGGCGGGGTCACGAGCAGCGAGCACGCGAGGAGCAAGACGACAACAGCACGCCGGCGCATCATGGCGGTGACGATAACACGCGCCGCGCTGGCAGCCTGGCTCGTCCTGGCCATCTGTGGCACCTTCCGGCGCCGTGGCGTCCTCGAGATCCTCTGGGCTGGAGCGCGAACAGGCGATCATCGATGCGCTGGCCGCCGGCTCGCGCGTTGTCGTGCTGCACGGCGCGCAGGGCGCCCCGCTGGCGCTGACGCTGACGCGCCTCGCGCAGCTAGCGCCGCAACGCCCGCTGCTCGTTATCACCGCCGACGACGACGGCGCGCGAACCCTCGGCGGCGACCTCGCGTTCTTCAGCGCGCCGAGCAGTGACGACGCCACCGCGACGCCCGCGGTGGTTGTGCTGCCGGCCCCCGCGAGCTCGCCCTACGCAGAGATGGCCCCGGACCGCGGCGCGCTGCTGGGGCGCATGACGGCGCTCTTCCAGCTCCAACGCGCGCGCGACCTGGCGCGAGAGCATCCGCTCGTCGTCTGCTCGGCGCCAGCGCTGCAACGCCAGGTGGTGCCGCCGCAGCTGCTGGCCGCGCTCTCGTTGCGCTTGACCGTCGGCGCGACCGTCGACCGCGATACGCTGCTGGCGCAGCTCGTCGCCGCGGGCTATGAGCGCTGTCCCGTCGTCGATGATCCTGGGACCTTCGCCGTGCGCGGCGGGATCGTCGATCTCTTCCCGCCGCTATATCGCTACCCGACGCGGCTCGAGCTTCTCGGCGACGAGATCGAGTCGCTCCGACTCTTCGATCCAGCGACCCAGCGCACGCTGCGACGCTGCGACGAGGTGCTGGTGCATCCGGTGAGCGAGTTGCTGCGCCCCGCCGGGCACGACGTGCGCGGCGCGCTGCTGGCGCTTGCCGACGAGCTGCACCATCCAACGCGCGCGACCCGCGCGCTGCTCGACGAGATCGAGCACGGCCACGCGCTGCTCGGCGCCGCCACGCTTGCCCCCGCGTTTTGCGCGGCGTTGGTTCCCCTCTGGCGCTATCTGCCCGCGAACGTCTGCTGGGTCCTCGTCGATCCCGAGGCCCTGCAGCAGACCTTCGTCCAGCAACTCGAGCACCACGAGCAGCTCTATCGGCAGCGCCTCGCCGCCGGGCGCCTGGCCTACCCTCCAGCGGCCTTCTTCAGCGCGGAGGAGGCCATCGCCAGCGCGAGCGCCGCCGAGCCGCGCCTCGAGGTGCGGGCGACGACGCAGGCTGGCGATCACGCCCTCAGCCTCGTCGCCGGCGACAACGCCGAGCTGATCGCCCACCTCAAGCGCGCCCGCGCGGCGCGCGGCGACGAGATCATCACGGCCTTGACCCGCGATCTGGAGGCGCTGCGCGACGAGGGCCGTCCCGTGCTGATCGCCGCCGGTGATGCGAGCCACAGCGAGACGCTGCGCGCGCTCTTCGAGGCCCACGGGCTGAGCCCTCGCGAGTTGCCGGCGCCGACACCCGGCGCGCTTGGCGCGCGCGGCGCTCCGCTACCCGAGTCCGCCGCGCCGCAGATCTACTTGCGCCACGGGCACCTCAGCGCTGGCTTTCGCCTCCCCGGTGGCTGGGTCGTGATCGCCCACGACGAGATCTTCGGCCCCAAGACGACGCGACAGGCGCCGCGACGAGCCCAGCCCGGCGGCGCGCGCGCCGACCTGCGCGAGCTGCGCCTGGGCGACGCGGTCGTGCATAGCGAGCACGGCATCGGCCGCTACCAGGGCCTGGTGCAGCTGCAGGTGGCGGGCGTGCAGAGCGACTTTCTGCTGCTCGAGTATGCCGGCGGCGACCGGCTCTATCTGCCCGTCTATCGCATGCACCAGGTGCACCGCTACGTCGGCTCGGAGGGCGGCGCGCCGCGGCTCGACCGACTCGGTGGCAGCACCTGGCAGAAGAAGCAGCGCAAGGTTGCTGGCGATGTGCGGCGCATCGGCGAGGAGCTGCTGCAGCTCTACGCCCAACGCGCCGCGTTGACGGGGCATGCCTATCCAGCGCCCGGGCCCGACTTCATCGACTTCGAGCAGACCTTTCCCTTCACCGAGACACCCGACCAGCTGCAGGCGATCCAGGCCACGCTCGCGGACCTGACGAGTGAGCGGCCGATGGACCGCCTGGTCTGTGGCGACGTCGGCTTCGGCAAGACCGAGGTCGCGCTGCGGGCTGCGTATCTCGTCGCGGCCGCTGGCCGTCAGGTGGCGGTGCTGGCGCCGACGACGGTGCTCGTCGAGCAGCACTACCGAACCTTTCGCGAGCGGATGGCGCCCTACCCGCTGCGCGTCGAGTCGGTCAGTCGCTTTCGGTCGACGCGCGAGCTGCGCCAGGTGCTCGCCGACCTGGCGGCGGGACGGGTGGACATCGTCATCGGGACACACCGCCTGCTCTCCGCGGATGTGCAGTTCCGCGAGCTCGGGCTGCTGGTGCTCGACGAGGAGCAGCGCTTCGGGGTTGTCCACAAGGAGCGGATGAAGCGCTGGCGAACGCAGGTCGACGTGCTGGCGCTGACCGCGACGCCGATCCCGCGGACGCTTCAGCTCAGCCTGGCAGGCCTGCGCGAGATTTCGGTGATCACCACGCCGCCGCAGGACCGGCTGGCGATCCGCACGGTGCTCTGCCGTTGGGACGACGCCGTCGTCGCCAACGCGATCCGCAAGGAGCTGGGGCGCGGCGGCCAGGTCTTCTTCGTCCACAACGAGGTGCAGACGATCGAGCAGTGCGCGCGGCGCGTGGCCGAGCTCGTGCCGGAGGCGCGGCTCGTGATCGGCCACGGGAAAATGGACGCGCGGCGGCTCGAGCGCGTGATGCTCGACTTCGTCGCCGGCCGCTTCGATGTGCTCGTCTGCACGACGATCATCGAGGCCGGGCTCGACATTCCGCGCGCCAATACGATGCTGGTCGACCACGCCGATCGCTTCGGCCTCAGCCAGCTCTATCAGCTGCGCGGGCGCATCGGTCGCAGCCACCTGCGCGCCTACTGCTTCTTGCTGCTGCCGCCCTTCGGGGAGCTGAGCGACGAGGCCCGCGTGCGGCTCGAGCTGCTGCAGCAGTTCACGCAGCTCGGCAGCGGCTTCTCGATCGCGAGCTACGACCTCGAGCTGCGCGGCGCGGGCGACCTACTGGGCGACCGGCAGTCCGGCCACATCGCCGCGGTCGGCTTCGACGCCTACGCGCGCATTCTCGAGGAAGCGGTCGCCGAGCTGCGAGGGCAGCCGATTCGCCGCGAGACGGACCCCGAGATCAACGCGCAAATCGCGGCCTTCATCCCCGACGATTACGTCGAGGACACCGGCCAGCGCCTCGAACTCTATCAGCGCCTGAGCCACGCCGCGAGCGACGAGGCGGCGGTCGGCGACATCCTCGCCGAGATGCGTGACCGCTACGGTACGGCGCCGCGCGAGGTCGACGCCCTCGGGCAGCTGATGGTGATCAAGGGCCTGGCGGCGCGCCTACGCGCCCGCGTCGTCGACCTCGGCGCCGGTCGGCTGGCCTTGACGCTCGAGGCCGACACTCCGCTCTCGAGCCAGCGCATCCGGCAGCTCGTCGCGGCGCCGGAGAGCGGCTTCCGCCTGCTCGGGCCGGCGCGACTGAGCCGCAGGCTGCGGCCTGACGAGCAGCCCCAACCGCTCGCCGCGGCCCAGCGCATCCTTCACACGCTGCTCGCCAGCAGCCGCTGAGCTGAGGACAACCGGCCGCCGTGGCGCGCCGCCAGAGGCGCTCGGCCAGTCAGCTCGGGTCGTGGCTCGCCAGGCGCCCGACGAGTTGGGTCAGCAGCGCCGTCACCGCCTGCTCCATCCGACCGACGACCTCCATCACCTCGAGGTGCGAGAGCGCGCCGCCGAGGCCAGCCGCCGCGTTGGCGACGCAAGAGAGCGCGAGCACCCGCGCGCCCATATGCCGCGCCGCGATCACCTCGGGCACCGTCGACATGCCGACGACATCGGCACCCAGGGTGCGCAGCATCCGGATCTCGGCCGGGGTCTCGTAGCATGGCCCGCTCAGCGCGGCGTAGACGCCCTCCGCCAGCGTCAACCCTGCTGCGTGCGCGGCCTGATGCGCCGCGGCGCGCAAGGTCAGATCGTAGGCCTCGCTCAGATCGGGGAAGCGCGGCCCGAGCCGCTCGTCGTTCGGTCCGAGCAGCGGATTGTCGCCGACCAGGTTGAGGTGGTCCGTGATCAGCACGAGGCGTCCCGGCGCGAGGTCAGCGCGGATGCCACCAGCGGCGTTGGTCAGCACCAGGGTGCTGCAGCCCGCCGCGACCAAGGCTCGCACGGGCAAGACGACCTGCGCCAAGGGATGGCCCTCGTAGCGGTGGACGCGCCCCTGCATCACCAACACCGGCACGCCGGCGCAGCGGCCCGCGACCAGCCGCCCGGCGTGGCCCTGAACCGTGCTTTGGGCGCAGCCCGGAAGCGCCGCGTAGGGCACCGCGACCGCCGCCTCCAGCCGATCGGCGAAGGCCCCCAAGCCCGAGCCGAGCACGATTCCCAGCCGCGGTCGGAGCGGCGCCACCTGCGCCAGAATCGCCGCCGCCGCCGCCTGCACCTGATCCCATAGCGCCATCGGTAGCTCCTCAGCCTCGCCTAGACGAGGATGCCCGCGAGCGCGGCGGAGAGACACGAGACCAGCGCCCCGGCCAGCATCGCACGAAAGCCCAGGCGCGCGAGGTCGGCGCGACGCGCCGGTGCCATCGCCCCAATG includes the following:
- a CDS encoding purine-nucleoside phosphorylase — its product is MALWDQVQAAAAAILAQVAPLRPRLGIVLGSGLGAFADRLEAAVAVPYAALPGCAQSTVQGHAGRLVAGRCAGVPVLVMQGRVHRYEGHPLAQVVLPVRALVAAGCSTLVLTNAAGGIRADLAPGRLVLITDHLNLVGDNPLLGPNDERLGPRFPDLSEAYDLTLRAAAHQAAHAAGLTLAEGVYAALSGPCYETPAEIRMLRTLGADVVGMSTVPEVIAARHMGARVLALSCVANAAAGLGGALSHLEVMEVVGRMEQAVTALLTQLVGRLASHDPS
- a CDS encoding AAA family ATPase, encoding MADYSTERGTLAWRAEGALVELVRKRRVLVVVGAGGVGKTSVAASLALLAAAHGRRSLVLTIDPARRLASSLGIAALADEPSEVPAAKLAAVGVGGGLLHAAMLEQKRTFDEVVARYATDAATCARVMNNKLYQELSTRLAGGQEYAAMEKLHEVVTGGRYDLVVLDTPPTANAVDFLEAPQKMVALVDGAALQIFLRSYERAGRFSFGLLTRGSAFIFRRLARFVGGAFLDDVAAFFGDMHGLLGGFRQRAATVAELLHQPESGFIIVCTAEPRAALEAVALADRLLESELRASAFVVNRVRTAATTALDEENLREALRAQRIDDATGDEAAPLLARSWAQTQSMAAADAAAIEHLRQRCGAAVPYVQVPLLPGDVHDLEALAALAQQLAAPAP
- the mfd gene encoding transcription-repair coupling factor encodes the protein MASSRSSGLEREQAIIDALAAGSRVVVLHGAQGAPLALTLTRLAQLAPQRPLLVITADDDGARTLGGDLAFFSAPSSDDATATPAVVVLPAPASSPYAEMAPDRGALLGRMTALFQLQRARDLAREHPLVVCSAPALQRQVVPPQLLAALSLRLTVGATVDRDTLLAQLVAAGYERCPVVDDPGTFAVRGGIVDLFPPLYRYPTRLELLGDEIESLRLFDPATQRTLRRCDEVLVHPVSELLRPAGHDVRGALLALADELHHPTRATRALLDEIEHGHALLGAATLAPAFCAALVPLWRYLPANVCWVLVDPEALQQTFVQQLEHHEQLYRQRLAAGRLAYPPAAFFSAEEAIASASAAEPRLEVRATTQAGDHALSLVAGDNAELIAHLKRARAARGDEIITALTRDLEALRDEGRPVLIAAGDASHSETLRALFEAHGLSPRELPAPTPGALGARGAPLPESAAPQIYLRHGHLSAGFRLPGGWVVIAHDEIFGPKTTRQAPRRAQPGGARADLRELRLGDAVVHSEHGIGRYQGLVQLQVAGVQSDFLLLEYAGGDRLYLPVYRMHQVHRYVGSEGGAPRLDRLGGSTWQKKQRKVAGDVRRIGEELLQLYAQRAALTGHAYPAPGPDFIDFEQTFPFTETPDQLQAIQATLADLTSERPMDRLVCGDVGFGKTEVALRAAYLVAAAGRQVAVLAPTTVLVEQHYRTFRERMAPYPLRVESVSRFRSTRELRQVLADLAAGRVDIVIGTHRLLSADVQFRELGLLVLDEEQRFGVVHKERMKRWRTQVDVLALTATPIPRTLQLSLAGLREISVITTPPQDRLAIRTVLCRWDDAVVANAIRKELGRGGQVFFVHNEVQTIEQCARRVAELVPEARLVIGHGKMDARRLERVMLDFVAGRFDVLVCTTIIEAGLDIPRANTMLVDHADRFGLSQLYQLRGRIGRSHLRAYCFLLLPPFGELSDEARVRLELLQQFTQLGSGFSIASYDLELRGAGDLLGDRQSGHIAAVGFDAYARILEEAVAELRGQPIRRETDPEINAQIAAFIPDDYVEDTGQRLELYQRLSHAASDEAAVGDILAEMRDRYGTAPREVDALGQLMVIKGLAARLRARVVDLGAGRLALTLEADTPLSSQRIRQLVAAPESGFRLLGPARLSRRLRPDEQPQPLAAAQRILHTLLASSR